From one Lotus japonicus ecotype B-129 chromosome 3, LjGifu_v1.2 genomic stretch:
- the LOC130749465 gene encoding uncharacterized protein LOC130749465 isoform X2 gives MVCMSFTSSGRWAAPAQKRVEYALPPRVGAASCRFASCSRRDREASGRGAAAAHIWHQQAKPHRVRAAPCSSRDRGEDTQDKNEHNGIGSTCRTRHCLDLELMNNILELMNLFELMALFIEQGLG, from the exons ATGGTGTGCATGAG CTTCACCAGCAGCGGCAGGTGGGCAGCTCCGGCACAGAAACGGGTAGAGTATGCACTCCCTCCTCGGGTAGGGGCAGCGTCCTGCCGCTTCGCCAGCTGCAGTCGTCGGGACCGTGAGGCCAGCGGCAGGGGGGCAGCCGCGGCACATATATGGCACCAGCAAGCAAAGCCTCATCGGGTAAGGGCAGCGCCCTGCAGCAGTCGGGATCGTGGTGAGGATACTCAGGACAAGAACGAGCACAATGGCATTGGCAGCACGTGTAGGACTCGCCATTGCTTAGACTTAGAGTTGATGAATAATATATTGGAATTGATGAATCTATTCGAGTTGATGGCCCTATTTATAGAACAGGGTCTAGGCTAA
- the LOC130749465 gene encoding uncharacterized protein LOC130749465 isoform X1 — translation MWLCVSINKISVFIGVQTCPGSTKFLAPPLLTLSSFTVSFTSSGRWAAPAQKRVEYALPPRVGAASCRFASCSRRDREASGRGAAAAHIWHQQAKPHRVRAAPCSSRDRGEDTQDKNEHNGIGSTCRTRHCLDLELMNNILELMNLFELMALFIEQGLG, via the exons ATGTGGTTATGTGTTTCAATCAATAAAATCTCTGTTTTCATTGGTGTACAAACTTGCCCAGGCTCCACAAAATTCTTGGCTCCGCCACTGCTTACTCTATCAAGTTTCACAGTCAG CTTCACCAGCAGCGGCAGGTGGGCAGCTCCGGCACAGAAACGGGTAGAGTATGCACTCCCTCCTCGGGTAGGGGCAGCGTCCTGCCGCTTCGCCAGCTGCAGTCGTCGGGACCGTGAGGCCAGCGGCAGGGGGGCAGCCGCGGCACATATATGGCACCAGCAAGCAAAGCCTCATCGGGTAAGGGCAGCGCCCTGCAGCAGTCGGGATCGTGGTGAGGATACTCAGGACAAGAACGAGCACAATGGCATTGGCAGCACGTGTAGGACTCGCCATTGCTTAGACTTAGAGTTGATGAATAATATATTGGAATTGATGAATCTATTCGAGTTGATGGCCCTATTTATAGAACAGGGTCTAGGCTAA
- the LOC130748084 gene encoding uncharacterized protein LOC130748084 isoform X4 has protein sequence MYADRVESGARRSVKERLNGTDASGSTRQHRQITGKRSRQDDKWEHDLYDNDEPRITNRKVTAQDLRHKLQKKGLQPAAPSGKSSVPNMRDLRERLSGTMTAQPKNSDPPKSKVMGKPSNKSVGVEAPAAKIKRSTNPAPKTLARKAETSVDEFLQSLGLEKYLISFQAEEVDMTALNHMTDEDLKAMGIPMGPRKKILLALESKV, from the exons ATGTATGCTGATCGGGTGGAGAGTGGAGCAAGGAGGTCCGTCAAGGAACGACTGAATGGGACTGATGCCAGTGGCTCTACTCGCCAGCATCGCCAAATCACCGGCAAGAG ATCGAGGCAAGATGACAAGTGGGAACATGATCTATATGACAATGATGAACCCCGGATCACTA ATCGCAAAGTTACTGCCCAAGATCTTCGTCATAAGCTTCAAAAGAAAGGTCTTCAACCAGCAGCTCCAAGTGGAAAGAGTTCTGTTCCAAACATGCGGGATCTCCGTGAAAGGCTATCAGGGACAATGACTGCACAACCTAAAAATTCTGACCCTCCAAAGTCAAAAGTGATGGGTAAACCAAGCAATAAAAGCGTCGGTGTCGAGGCTCCTGCAGCAAAGATTAAAAGATCCACTAACCCTGCTCCTAAAACTTTGGCACGAAAg GCTGAGACTTCAGTGGATGAATTTTTGCAGTCGTTGGGTCTCGAAAAGTATCTCATATCTTTCCAGGCTGAAGAA GTTGATATGACAGCTCTCAATCATATGACCGATGAAGATCTCAAAGCTATGGGTATACCAATG GGGCCAAGAAAGAAGATACTTTTAGCGTTGGAGTCTAAAGTCTGA
- the LOC130748084 gene encoding uncharacterized protein LOC130748084 isoform X1: MYADRVESGARRSVKERLNGTDASGSTRQHRQITGKRSRQDDKWEHDLYDNDEPRITSMDRKVTAQDLRHKLQKKGLQPAAPSGKSSVPNMRDLRERLSGTMTAQPKNSDPPKSKVMGKPSNKSVGVEAPAAKIKRSTNPAPKTLARKAETSVDEFLQSLGLEKYLISFQAEELLFQVDMTALNHMTDEDLKAMGIPMGPRKKILLALESKV; this comes from the exons ATGTATGCTGATCGGGTGGAGAGTGGAGCAAGGAGGTCCGTCAAGGAACGACTGAATGGGACTGATGCCAGTGGCTCTACTCGCCAGCATCGCCAAATCACCGGCAAGAG ATCGAGGCAAGATGACAAGTGGGAACATGATCTATATGACAATGATGAACCCCGGATCACTAGTATGG ATCGCAAAGTTACTGCCCAAGATCTTCGTCATAAGCTTCAAAAGAAAGGTCTTCAACCAGCAGCTCCAAGTGGAAAGAGTTCTGTTCCAAACATGCGGGATCTCCGTGAAAGGCTATCAGGGACAATGACTGCACAACCTAAAAATTCTGACCCTCCAAAGTCAAAAGTGATGGGTAAACCAAGCAATAAAAGCGTCGGTGTCGAGGCTCCTGCAGCAAAGATTAAAAGATCCACTAACCCTGCTCCTAAAACTTTGGCACGAAAg GCTGAGACTTCAGTGGATGAATTTTTGCAGTCGTTGGGTCTCGAAAAGTATCTCATATCTTTCCAGGCTGAAGAA CTGTTATTTCAGGTTGATATGACAGCTCTCAATCATATGACCGATGAAGATCTCAAAGCTATGGGTATACCAATG GGGCCAAGAAAGAAGATACTTTTAGCGTTGGAGTCTAAAGTCTGA
- the LOC130748084 gene encoding uncharacterized protein LOC130748084 isoform X3, producing MYADRVESGARRSVKERLNGTDASGSTRQHRQITGKRSRQDDKWEHDLYDNDEPRITSMDRKVTAQDLRHKLQKKGLQPAAPSGKSSVPNMRDLRERLSGTMTAQPKNSDPPKSKVMGKPSNKSVGVEAPAAKIKRSTNPAPKTLARKAETSVDEFLQSLGLEKYLISFQAEEVDMTALNHMTDEDLKAMGIPMGPRKKILLALESKV from the exons ATGTATGCTGATCGGGTGGAGAGTGGAGCAAGGAGGTCCGTCAAGGAACGACTGAATGGGACTGATGCCAGTGGCTCTACTCGCCAGCATCGCCAAATCACCGGCAAGAG ATCGAGGCAAGATGACAAGTGGGAACATGATCTATATGACAATGATGAACCCCGGATCACTAGTATGG ATCGCAAAGTTACTGCCCAAGATCTTCGTCATAAGCTTCAAAAGAAAGGTCTTCAACCAGCAGCTCCAAGTGGAAAGAGTTCTGTTCCAAACATGCGGGATCTCCGTGAAAGGCTATCAGGGACAATGACTGCACAACCTAAAAATTCTGACCCTCCAAAGTCAAAAGTGATGGGTAAACCAAGCAATAAAAGCGTCGGTGTCGAGGCTCCTGCAGCAAAGATTAAAAGATCCACTAACCCTGCTCCTAAAACTTTGGCACGAAAg GCTGAGACTTCAGTGGATGAATTTTTGCAGTCGTTGGGTCTCGAAAAGTATCTCATATCTTTCCAGGCTGAAGAA GTTGATATGACAGCTCTCAATCATATGACCGATGAAGATCTCAAAGCTATGGGTATACCAATG GGGCCAAGAAAGAAGATACTTTTAGCGTTGGAGTCTAAAGTCTGA
- the LOC130749465 gene encoding uncharacterized protein LOC130749465 isoform X3 produces MGLWWLGIPPRRHGVHEAPQNSWLRHCLLYQVSQSGLNIIQVSAYTYKHPPSQLHQQRQVGSSGTETGRVCTPSSGRGSVLPLRQLQSSGP; encoded by the exons ATGGGTTTGTGGTGGTTAGGGATACCACCGCGCCGTCATGGTGTGCATGAG GCTCCACAAAATTCTTGGCTCCGCCACTGCTTACTCTATCAAGTTTCACAGTCAG GTTTAAATATCATTCAAGTTTCAGCATACACATATAAACACCCACCTAGTCAG CTTCACCAGCAGCGGCAGGTGGGCAGCTCCGGCACAGAAACGGGTAGAGTATGCACTCCCTCCTCGGGTAGGGGCAGCGTCCTGCCGCTTCGCCAGCTGCAGTCGTCGGGACCGTGA
- the LOC130748084 gene encoding uncharacterized protein LOC130748084 isoform X2: MYADRVESGARRSVKERLNGTDASGSTRQHRQITGKRSRQDDKWEHDLYDNDEPRITNRKVTAQDLRHKLQKKGLQPAAPSGKSSVPNMRDLRERLSGTMTAQPKNSDPPKSKVMGKPSNKSVGVEAPAAKIKRSTNPAPKTLARKAETSVDEFLQSLGLEKYLISFQAEELLFQVDMTALNHMTDEDLKAMGIPMGPRKKILLALESKV; this comes from the exons ATGTATGCTGATCGGGTGGAGAGTGGAGCAAGGAGGTCCGTCAAGGAACGACTGAATGGGACTGATGCCAGTGGCTCTACTCGCCAGCATCGCCAAATCACCGGCAAGAG ATCGAGGCAAGATGACAAGTGGGAACATGATCTATATGACAATGATGAACCCCGGATCACTA ATCGCAAAGTTACTGCCCAAGATCTTCGTCATAAGCTTCAAAAGAAAGGTCTTCAACCAGCAGCTCCAAGTGGAAAGAGTTCTGTTCCAAACATGCGGGATCTCCGTGAAAGGCTATCAGGGACAATGACTGCACAACCTAAAAATTCTGACCCTCCAAAGTCAAAAGTGATGGGTAAACCAAGCAATAAAAGCGTCGGTGTCGAGGCTCCTGCAGCAAAGATTAAAAGATCCACTAACCCTGCTCCTAAAACTTTGGCACGAAAg GCTGAGACTTCAGTGGATGAATTTTTGCAGTCGTTGGGTCTCGAAAAGTATCTCATATCTTTCCAGGCTGAAGAA CTGTTATTTCAGGTTGATATGACAGCTCTCAATCATATGACCGATGAAGATCTCAAAGCTATGGGTATACCAATG GGGCCAAGAAAGAAGATACTTTTAGCGTTGGAGTCTAAAGTCTGA